GGCCGAGGACGTCCAACGCGATGGACAGCGCGGTCTCCAGACCGAGCATGCCCGGCCGGGCGCACGCCCACCCGCGCTCCTTGTCCTGCGCGGCGTGCGGGGCGTGGTCGGTGGCGATGACGTCGATCACGCCCTCCACCAGCGCGGCCCGCAGCGCGGCGACGTCGGCGGCGGTGCGCAGCGGCGGGTTGACCTTGTAGACCGGGTCGTCGGTGGCGGCCAGCTCGTCGGTGAGCAGCAGGTGGTGCGGGGTCACCTCGGCGGTGACCCGCGCTCCCCGGGCCCGGGCGTGGCGGAGCACCTCCACGCTGCCGGCGGTGGAGACGTGGCAGACGTGCAGCCGGCTGCCGACGTGCTCGGCCAGCAGCACGTCCCGGGCGATGATGACCTCCTCGGCGACCGCCGGCCACCCGGTCAGCCCGAGCCGGGCGGAGACCACGCCCTCGTTCATCTGGGCGCCCTCGGTCAGCCGCGGCTCCTCGGCGTGCTGGGCGACGATCCCGTCGAACGCCCGGACCTGCTCCAGGGCGCGACGCATCAGCCTCGGGTCGGCGACGCAGTGCCCGTCGTCGGAGAAGATCCGCACCCGGGCCGCCGAGTCGGCCATCGCGCCCAGCTCGGCCAGCCGCTCCCCGGCCAGACCGACGGTGACCGCGCCGATCGGTTGGACGTCGACCAGCCCGGCCTCCCGGCCCGACCGCCAGACCTGCTCGACCACGGCCGCGGTGTCGGCGACCGGGGAGGTGTTGGCCATCGCGCAGACCGCGGTGTACCCGCCCAGCGCCGCCGCCCGGGAACCGGACTCGACGGTCTCGGCGTCCTCCCGGCCGGGCTCGCGCAGGTGGGTGTGCAGGTCGACCAGGCCGGGCAGGGCCACCAGCCCGTCCGCGTCCAGCACCGTGGCGTCCGGCGCGCTCAGCCCGCGACCGGTCTCGGCCACCACGCCGTCGCGGATCAGCAGGTCGGTGGGCTCGCCGCCGACGACGCCGGCCCCCCTGATCAGGTACGCGGTCATGAGTCGTTCCCTCCGTGCAGCCTGACCTCGTCGGCGCCGTCGGTCTCGGCGAGGGTGACCCGGACGCTCTCGGCGAGCGCGGTGGGGATGTTCTTGCCCACGTAGTCGGCGCGGATGGGCAGTTGCCGGTGCCCCCGGTCGACCAGGACGGCGAGCTGCACCGAGGCGGGGCGACCCAGGTCGTTGAGGGCGTCCAGGGCGGCCCGGACGGTCCGGCCGGAGAAGAGCACGTCGTCGACGAGGACGACCCGCCGGCCGTCGACGCCGCCGGGCGGCACCTCGGTCGGGCCCACCGCGCGGCTGGCGTGCCGGCGCAGGTCGTCGCGGTGGAGAGTGATGTCGAGCACGCCGACCGGCACGGCGACGCCCTCGAAGGCGCTGATCCGGGCGGCGAGGCGGCGGGCCAGCGGCGTGCCCCGGGTCGGGATGCCGAGCAGGACGGTGTCGGCGGCGCCCTGGGTCTTCTCCAGGATCTGGTGCGCCATGCGGTCGACCACCCGCTGCACGTCGCCGCTGTCGAGGATCACCTTCACCGAGGGTTGCCTCGGGGCCGAGGATCGTGCTGTCGGTGGGTAGGCCACGGCGGACCTCCTTCCCCGCCTCACGGGACGGGTCGTTAAAGGACGTCTGGACGCCCCGACCAGCCGCGGACGGTCCGGAGCGGGGCCTCGGGCCACGTTACCAGTGGTCACCGGGACGTCTGCCGGCCGGCTGCTGATCCACAAATCAGTCCCGAAATGCGGATGGATCGCCCCATGATCCCAACAGGTGTGTCACGAGCACTTGACCACGTGTCGTAATCCCCGTACCGTCACGCTCCGTAGCGATAGCTGGGAGAACCCCGAGCAGCACTGGGAGTGTCCGAATGCCCTCTGAATACGCCAAGTCGCTGGGCGCCCGCCTGCGTTCCATTCGCCAGCAGCAGGGCCTGTCCCTGCAGGGCGTGGAGGAGAAGTCCAACGGACGGTGGAAGGCCGTCGTGGTCGGGTCGTACGAGCGTGGTGACCGCGCCGTCACGGTGTCCCGGCTGGCCGAGCTGGCCGAGTTCTACCGAGTGCCCGTCTCCGAGCTGCTGCCCGACGGCAGCGGCGTACGGCACGAGCCGACCAGCAAGATCGTGCTGGACCTGGAGCGGCTCTACGACGAGGCCTCGGAGGATCTCGCGTACGTCGCCCGGTACGCGCGCGCCATCCAGCAGCAGCGCGGCGACTACAACGGTCGGGTCCTGTCCATCCGCGCCGACGACCTGCGGGCGCTGGCCATCGTCTACGACTCGTCGCCGTCCGGGCTGATCGAGCGGCTCACCGAGCACGGCGTGCTGGTCGCCGACCCGCGGGCGTTCTTCGCGTCCTGAGCGCCGCTGTCGCACCCGAGGGGCCCGTGCCGGACGGCACGGGCCCCTCGGGTGTCCGCCTCGACGCCGCCGGACCCGCCGACGGGTCGGCCGGCGCTCAGCGGGTCGCGTACTCGGCGATCCGGGCGAGCACGCCGTTGAGGAACCGCGGCGAGTCGTCGGTCGACATCTGCCGGGCCAGCTCGACCGCCTCGGTGATGGCCACCGCGTCGTCGATGTCGTCGCGGTAGATCAGCTCGTAGACGGCGATCCGGGCGAGGTTACGGTCGACGGCCGGCATCCGCTCCAGCGTCCACCCCTCGGCGTAGCTGGCGATCAGCTCGTCGATCCGGTCGAGGTGGGCGGCGGCCCCCTCGACCAGGGCGACGGTGTAGTCGAGGTGCTCCGGCCGGGGCCGCTCGATGCGTTCGACGTACCCGGCGAGCACCTCGACCGGCGGCCGGTCCCGCAGGTCGGCCTCGTAGAGCACGTCCAGCGCCCGCTTGCGCGCCTTTCGGCGCGCGGGCATCTGCTGCTTCGGGGCCTCGGCCATCAGGCGCGGCCGAGGTAACGGCCGTCGCGGGTGTCGACCTTGATCTTCTCGCCGGTGGTGATGAACAGCGGCACCGGCACGGTCGCGCCGGTCTCGACGGTGGCCGGCTTGTTGCCGCCGGTGGACCGGTCGCCCTGCAACCCGGGCTCGGTGTACGTGACCTCCAGCACCACGCTGGTCGGCAGCTCGATGTAGAGCGGCACCCCCTCGTGGGTGGCGACCGTCGCCTCGGCCTCGGGGAGGAGGTAGTTCGCCGCCTCGCCGACGGTGCCGCCGGGCACGGTGATCTGGTCGAACGTCTCCAGATCCATGAAGACGTAGTCCTCGCCGTCGGCGTAGAGGTACTGCATGGTGCGCTTGTCGACGGTCGCGGTCTCGACCTTGGTGCCCGCGTTGAAGGTCTTGTCGACGACCTTGCCGGAGAGCACGTTCTTCAGGGTGGTGCGGACGAAGGCGCCGCCCTTGCCGGGCTTGACGTGCTGGAACTCCACGACGGCCCAGAGCTCCCCGTCGAGGTTGAGTACCAGGCCGTTCTTGAGGTCGTTGGTGGTGGCCATTTCCTGCCTTGATCATCAATTGGCGGAGGGACCTGGCAAGTCTACTAGCTGCCGGGTGGCCGGCGGTCAGCCGGCGCGGGCCGCCAGGTGGCGCAAAGCCAGCCGGTAGCCGTCGACACCCAGCCCGCAGATCACCCCGGTGGCCACCGCGGAGACCACCGAGTGACGCCGGAACTCCTCCCGGGCGTGGATGTTGGAGATGTGCACCTCGACCAGCGGGCCACGCAGCATCGCGCAGGCGTCCCGGACGGCGATCGAGTAGTGCGACCAGGCCGCCGGGTTCAGCACCACGGCCGCGCCCTCGTCGGCGGCGTCGTGCAGCCAGCCGAGCAGCTCGTGCTCGGCGTCGGTCTGCCGCACCGTCACGTCCAGGCCGAGCTCCCGGCCGGCGCGCTCGCACAACTCCACCAGGTCGGCGTAGCTGGTCACGCCGTAGACGTCGACCTGTCGGGTGCCCAGCCGGCCCAGGTTCGGCCCGTTCAGCACGTACACCCTCATCCGGCGACCCCGCTCACCGCGACACCTCCCGGTAGGCGGCGTGCAGCAGGTCGTCGTCCGGGCCGTCCAGGATCGCCGGCCGGGCGAGACCGTCGAGCACCACGAAGCGCAGCGTGGCGCCCCGGGCCTTCTTGTCCACCCGCATCGTGGCGAGCAGGTCCGGCCAGGCCTCGGCGCGGTAGCTGGTGGGCAGCCCGAGGGCCGACACCACCGCCCGGTGCCGGTCGGCGGTCGCCGCGTCCAGGCGGCCGGCCAGCCGGGCCAGCGCGCCCGCGTACACCAGCCCCACCGCGACCGCGTGCCCGTGCCGCCAGCGGTACCCCTCGACCCGCTCGATCGCGTGGGCCAGGGTGTGGCCGTAGTTCAGCACCTCCCGTACCCCGGACTCGCGCAGGTCCCCGGAGACCACGTCGGCCTTCACCCGGACCGCCCGCTCGATCAGCTCTCGGGTCACCGCGCCGGCCGGGTCGGTGACCGCCGTCGGGTCACGCTCGACCAGCTCCAGGATCACCGGGTCCGCGATGAACCCGCACTTGACCACCTCGGCGAGGCCTGCGGCCAGATCCGTGCCGGGCAGCGTGTCCAGGGTCGCGAGGTCACACAGGACACCCGCCGGCGGATGGAACGCGCCGACGAGGTTCTTGCCGGCGGCGGTGTTCACGCCGGTCTTGCCGCCCACCGCCGCGTCAACCATGCCCAGCAGCGAGGTCGCCACCGGCACCCAACGCACCCCGCGCAGCCAGCAGGCGGCCACGAATCCGGCCAGGTCGGTCACCGCTCCCCCGCCCACCCCGACCACCGCGTCGGTCCGGGTGAACCGGGCCGTGCCGAGCTGGTCCCAGCAGCGCGCGGCCACGTCGATCTGCTTGCCCGCCTCGGCGTCCGGCACCTCGATCGGGAGTGGTTCCACCCCCGCCGACCGCAGCCGGTCGGCGAGCGCGTCGGCCAGCCCGCGCAGCGGCGGGGCGTGCAGCACCGCCACCCGGGCCGCGCCGGGCAGCAGGTCGGGCAGGTCGTCGGTCAGGCCACGGCCCACGAGCACGTCGTACGGCCGCTCGCCACCGACCGGGATCCGGGTCGTCTCGTCCATCGCCGGGTCAGCCTAGTCCACCGAGCAGCGGCAGGATCTCGGCGACGATCTCCTCCGGGGCGCGTCCGTCGGTGACCACGGTGGCCGTGGCCACCTCCGCGTAGAGCGGCCGACGCTGGTCCAGCAGATACTTCAACGTGGCCCGCGGGTTGACCGCCAACAGCGGACGGCCGACGCCCAGATCCACCCGCCGGATCGCGTCGGTCAGCTCGACGGAGAGATGCAGCACGGTGTGCCCGGCCAGCGCGGCGCGGGTCTCCTCGGCGAGGACCGCGCCGCCGCCCAGGGCGAGCACCCCGGAACACGACGCCAGCGCCGTCGCCACCGCCGCCCGTTCCAGGGTACGGAAACGCTCCTCGCCCTCGTCCACGAAGATCTCCGGGATCGGCTTGCCGGCCGTCCGCTCGACGTCCTCGTCGGTGTCGCGGAACTCCACGCCCAACGCGGCGGCCAGCGCCGTGCCGACGGTGGTCTTGCCCGCCCCCGGCGCGCCGACCAGCACACAGACCGGCCGGGTCACCGGGCCGCCCCGCCGCCGACGGGACCCGCTCCGGCCGGCGTGCCCGCCGTCACCTGATCACCAGGGCGTCGAGATAGCCGGCCAGGTTGCGCCGGATCTCGGTCACCGAGTCGCCGCCGAACTTCTCGGTGGCCGCCTCGGCGAGCACCAGGGCGACCATCGCCTCGGCGACCACCGCCGCCGCCGGCACCGCGCAGACGTCCGACCGTTGGTTGATCGCGGTGGCCGGCTCGCCGGTGGTGACGTCCACCGTGGCCAACGCCCGGTTCAGTGACGAGATCGGCTTCATCGCGGCCTTCACCCGCAGCGGCTCACCCGTGGTGATGCCACCCTCCAGGCCACCGGCCCGGTCGGTGACCCGCCGCACGCCGGTCGCGGTCGGGATGATCTCGTCGTGCGCCTCGGAGCCCCGGGACCGCGCCTGCTGCCAGCCGTCACCGATCTCCACGCCCTTGATCGCCTGGATCGACATCAGCGCGGTGGCGAGCCGGGCGTCGAGCTTCCGGTCCCACTGGACGTGACTGCCCAGGCCCGGCGGCACCCCGTAGGCGAGCACCTCGACCACGCCGCCGAGGGTGTCGGCGGCCTTCTTCGCGGCGTCGACCTCGGCGACCATCCGGGCGCTGGCCTCCGCGTCGAGGCAGCGCAACGGGTCCGCGTCGATCCGGTCGGCGTCGGCCGGCGTGGGCCGCAGCCCCGGCTTCGCCGCGACCGCGCCCAGCTCCACCACGTGCGAGACGATCTCGACGCCGAGAGCCTGCCGCAGCAGGGCCTTCGCGACCGTGCCGACGGCCACCCGGGCAGCCGTCTCCCGGGCGCTGGCCCGCTCCAGGATCGGCCGGGCGTCGGTGTGGCCGTACTTCTGCATGCCGGCCAGGTCGGCGTGCCCGGGGCGGGGCCGGGTCAGCGGCGCGTTGCGCGCCTGGCTGGCCAGCTCGTCCGGGTCCACCGGGTCGGCGGCCATGACGGTGCGCCACTTCGGCCACTCGGAATTGCCCACCCGGAGGGCCACCGGGCTGCCGACGGTCAACCCGTGCCGGAGCCCACCGATGACCTCGATCTCGTCCTGCTCGAAGGACATCCGCGCCCCCCGGCCGTAACCGAGGCGGCGTCGGGCCAGCTCAGCGGCGATCTCCCCGCTGGTCACGGCCACTCCGGCGGGAACCCCCTCCAGCAGCGCGACCAGGGCGGGACCATGTGATTCACCTGCGGTAAGCCAACGCAACACGGCACCAGTCTGGCATGCCCCGGCGCGCCCGCACCGGCCCGGCCACGGCGTCCCGCCCTGCGGACTGCGCACCCATGAAGAGCCGATGTCGGGAAGCATGACCCTCGGACGCGTCACCCGGCTGAGCGCGGCGGGCGGGCGTCCGCTTCGAGTCAGCCTGGAGGCGCGCTCGGCCCCGCTCCCCTACCGTCCTGCCACGGGCGTCGGGGAGCCGGGCGCGGCGGGCAGGGCGGTCGTGGGGGAACGGACGGGACATGGCGAGCAGCGGACGACACCGGACGGACGTGCTGGTGGTCGGGGACGGGCCGGTCGGGCTGGCGCTCGTGGCCGAGTTGAGGCGGCACGGCGTGGCCGTGGTCCGCGCCACGCTCGACCGGGAGCCGGTCGACCCGGCCACCCTCCCGGCGACGCGCCCGGCCACGTCGACGCCCCCGGTCGCCCCGGTCACGCCCCCGACGACCCGCTCCGCCGCCCCGGTCCGCCCACCGGGCCGGCTCGACGCGATCGCCGCGTACGACGACGGGGTGCTGGCCCGGGTCACCGACCCGGGTACGTCGACGGCGCTCGTGCTGACCGCCGGCTACCTGGTGGCCTGTGACGGGGCGTCCCTGCCGACCGGCGGCGGCGATCCGGTCGGCTCGCACCCTGCGCGTGACCTGCTACCGGGCGTCGGCGCGGCGATCCTCCGACGGCACGGTCGGCTGTTCCGGTGTGGAGTGGTCCCGCCCGCCGGGTCCGCTGCGGAGCAGCAGGGGGTCGGCGTCGACGACGCGGTCAACCTGGCCTGGAAGCTCGCCGCCACGCTGCGGGGCTGGGCGGGTGACGGGCTGCTGGACAGCTTCGCCGACGAACGACGCCCCCGGCCCGGCGACGGACCGTCCACTCCGTACGCCCGGCAGCGCTACCGGTCGGCCATCGTCGCCGCCGACGAGCCGGACCCGGCGACCGACCCGACCGGCGTCGCGTCGGACCCGGCGACCGACCCGACCGACGCGCCGGACGCGGGAGTCGACCCGACCGACGAGGCCCGGCCGGGCATGCCGGCGCCGCCCGTCCCGTCCGCCGCGACGCCGGTCGGCCCCGACCTCCCCGGCCCGGGCTTCACCCTGGTGTGCCTGACGGGCCGCTGGTCGCCGCGCGTCGACGTGCCGTACCCGCCGGGCGTGCCCGCGCTGCGGGCCGCGTTCGCCGCCGCGGGCGTGCCGCTCACCGTCCGGGAATGTTCCGACGCGGCGTCGTCCCGACGGTTCCGGCGGCCGTTCGCGCTGCTCCGGCCGGACGGGTACGTGGCCTGGCGGGGCTGGCGACCGCCGGCCGATCCGGCCGCCCTGGTCGACCTGGTCCGCGGGGCGACGCCCCGGCCCGACCCCACGACGCCCCGGCCGGTTCCCGCAGCGTCCCGACCCGACCCCGCCCCGTCACCCGCTCCGGTCGCCGTCTGACCCGCCACCGGAGCGCTCGTGACCCCGACGACCGTCCACCTGGGGCGGACGTCGCCACCTTCCGAGAGGAGCACTGTGACTCGCCGTCTGTTCACGTCCGAATCGGTCACCGAAGGCCATCCGGACAAGATCGCCGACCAGATCAGCGATGGAATCCTCGACGCCCTGCTCGACCAGGACCCCCACTCACGCGTCGCGGTCGAAACCCTCATCACCACCGGACAGGTCCACGTCGCCGGAGAAGTCACCACCAACGCCTACGCCGACATCCCCACCATCGTCCGCGACACCATCCTCCGCATCGGCTACGACTCCTCCAAAAAAGGCTTCGACGGCGCCTCCTGCGGCGTCAGCGTCTCCATCGGCGCCCAATCCCCCGACATCGCCCAAGGCGTCGACAACGCCATCGAACTACGCACCGAAGGCAGCGAATCCGCCCTCGACGCCCAAGGCGCCGGCGACCAAGGCATGATGTTCGGCTTCGCCTGCTCCGAAACCCCCGAACTCATGCCCCTACCCATCGCCCTCGCCCACCGCCTCGCCCACCGCCTCGCCACCGTCCGCAAAAACGGCACCATCCCCTACCTCCGCCCCGACGGCAAAACCCAGGTCACCATCGAATACGACGGCCTACGCCCCATCCGCCTCGACACCGTCGTCCTGTCCACCCAACACGCCGCCGACATCAGCCTCGACACCCTCCTCACCCCCGACATCCGCGACCACGTCATCACCCCCGAACTCGACAACCTCGACCTCGACACCACCGGCTACCGCCTCCTGGTCAACCCCACCGGCCGCTTCGAAATCGGCGGACCCATGGGCGACGCCGGCCTCACCGGCCGCAAAATCATCGTCGACACCTACGGCGGCTACGCCCGCCACGGAGGCGGCGCCTTCTCCGGCAAAGACCCCTCCAAAGTCGACCGCTCCGCCGCCTACGCCATGCGCTGGGTCGCCAAGAACATCGTCGCCGCCGGACTCGCCGAACGCTGCGAAGCCCAAATCGCCTACGCCATCGGCAAAGCCCACCCCGTCAGCCTCCACATCGAAACCTTCCACACCGAAACCATCCCCCTCGACCGCATCCACAAAGCCGTCACCGAAGTCTTCGACCTCCGCCCCGCCGCCATCATCCGCGACCTCAACCTCAAACGCCCCATCTACCAACAAACCGCCGCCTACGGCCACTTCGGCCGCAACCTCACCGACCTCACCTGGGAACACACCAACCGCGCCACCGACCTCAAAGCCGCCGCAGGAGCCTGACCACCCCAGGACGCCAGGTGATCGACTCCGGCTCTTGGAGACGGGGGTGTCCGTTCGAGCCGACGCCGCCAGATCAGCGAAACCGGAGTCGATCAACCCGACCGGACGCGCCGACCCACTCTGACGTGATCGACTCCGCTTCCCGGAAAGGGGGGTGTCCGGTCAGGCCGACACCGCCACATCGGCGATGCGGAGTGGATCACGGCAGACGGCGTCGGCGGTCAGCGGAACCGCAGCGCGGCGCGCATCGCCTCGACCGGGGCGGGCGCCCCGGTGAACTGCTCGAACTGACCGACCGCCTGGGCGAGCAGCAGGTCCAGCCCCGAGACCACCCGGCAGCCGGCCGCCTGCGCGGAGGCGGCCAACGGGGTCGGCCACGGGTCGTAGATCGCGTCGAAGCAGACCGTGCCGGGCCGCCAGGCGGCCAGCTCGGCGAACGGGTCGGCGGCGCCCTTCGGCAGCGTGGAGACCAGCACGTCGACGTCGAGGTGGGCGGGGGCGTCGCCGAGCGGGGCGACGGCCAGCGGCAACCCGAGCGCCCCGGCGACCGGCCGCAACTCCTCGGCCGCCGCCGGCCGACGGGCCAGCACGGTCACCGCCGTCGCGGCCAGCCGGGCCGCCGCGGCCAGCGCCGCCCGGGCCGTCCCGCCGGCGCCGAGCACGGTGAGCGTCGCGCCGGAGGAGACGCCGGCCGCGGTCAGCACGTCGACCATGCCGGTGACGTCGGTGTTGTCGGCGTACCAGGCGCCGTCGGGTCGGCGTACCAGCGTGTTGGCCGCGCCGACGGCGGCGGCGACCGGGGAGGCCTCGGCGGCCACGGCGAGCGCCGCCTCCTTGCCGGGCATGGTCACCGACAGCCCGGCCCACTCCGGGCCCAGGCTGGCGACCAGGGCGGGCAGCCCCGCCGCGTCACACTCGAACCGGGTGTACGACCACCCGGTCAGCCCGGCCGCCGCGTACCCGGCGGTGTGGATCGCCGGGGAGAGGGAGTGCGCGATGGGCGTGCCGACCACCGCCGCCCGACGTTGCGGCGTCATCAGATGATGCCGGCCTCGCGGGCCTTCGCCTCGTTCTTCTGGTGTTGCTCGTACGTCTCGGCGAACTCGGAGTTGCCCTCCTTGTCGACCGCGACGAAGAACAGCCACTTCCCCTCCGGCGGGTCCATCGCGCCCTCCAGCGCGTCCTTGCCCGGGTTGTTGATCGGGGTGGGGATCATGCCGCGCAGCTTGCGGTTGTACGGGTTCCTCGGGTTGTCCAGGTCGGCGGCGGTCATCTGCTTGGAGGACTTGGTCCGCTGCCCGGTCGCCTCCAGGTAGTAGTTGACCGTGACGTCCATCTCCAGACAGCTACACGGGAAGGTGCCGCTGTAGGCGCGGTTGTAGGCGACCCGGGCGACCTTGCCGAGGTCGGCCTTGGTGCCGGCCTCGGCCTGGGCGAGGGAGGCGACGATCAGGGCCTCGTACGGGCTGATCCCGCCGCGTTCCTTCTCCACCCGCTCGGCGAACTCCATGCCCCCGGTGACGGTGAGGAAGTGCGCCACCATCTCCTTGAGGATGACCTCGGCGGTGGCCTTCGGCGGCATCTCGTAGGTGTCCGGGAAGAGGAAGCCCTCGATCGACTTCTTGACCGGCTTGCCGTCGGTGCGGTTGAACCACCAGTCCGGCACGCC
The sequence above is a segment of the Micromonospora sp. WMMD882 genome. Coding sequences within it:
- a CDS encoding FAD-dependent monooxygenase codes for the protein MASSGRHRTDVLVVGDGPVGLALVAELRRHGVAVVRATLDREPVDPATLPATRPATSTPPVAPVTPPTTRSAAPVRPPGRLDAIAAYDDGVLARVTDPGTSTALVLTAGYLVACDGASLPTGGGDPVGSHPARDLLPGVGAAILRRHGRLFRCGVVPPAGSAAEQQGVGVDDAVNLAWKLAATLRGWAGDGLLDSFADERRPRPGDGPSTPYARQRYRSAIVAADEPDPATDPTGVASDPATDPTDAPDAGVDPTDEARPGMPAPPVPSAATPVGPDLPGPGFTLVCLTGRWSPRVDVPYPPGVPALRAAFAAAGVPLTVRECSDAASSRRFRRPFALLRPDGYVAWRGWRPPADPAALVDLVRGATPRPDPTTPRPVPAASRPDPAPSPAPVAV
- the mltG gene encoding endolytic transglycosylase MltG, with the translated sequence MIDDLDLGFDERDRGEKGRHRRSAMRKRDGKGGGAGKTVLALMLALVLLGAIGGGAFYGFDRVQSYFVTPDFDGSGGGEVTIEIKQGALIADVANTLYAAGVVKSAQAFIDAAEENSRSKNIQPGTYKVRKEMSGESALTMLLDLKNKIVNGITIPEGRTAKQTYELLAKETKIPVEDFEAAAKDPEALGVPDWWFNRTDGKPVKKSIEGFLFPDTYEMPPKATAEVILKEMVAHFLTVTGGMEFAERVEKERGGISPYEALIVASLAQAEAGTKADLGKVARVAYNRAYSGTFPCSCLEMDVTVNYYLEATGQRTKSSKQMTAADLDNPRNPYNRKLRGMIPTPINNPGKDALEGAMDPPEGKWLFFVAVDKEGNSEFAETYEQHQKNEAKAREAGII
- a CDS encoding transcriptional regulator, translating into MPSEYAKSLGARLRSIRQQQGLSLQGVEEKSNGRWKAVVVGSYERGDRAVTVSRLAELAEFYRVPVSELLPDGSGVRHEPTSKIVLDLERLYDEASEDLAYVARYARAIQQQRGDYNGRVLSIRADDLRALAIVYDSSPSGLIERLTEHGVLVADPRAFFAS
- a CDS encoding shikimate kinase, with the translated sequence MTRPVCVLVGAPGAGKTTVGTALAAALGVEFRDTDEDVERTAGKPIPEIFVDEGEERFRTLERAAVATALASCSGVLALGGGAVLAEETRAALAGHTVLHLSVELTDAIRRVDLGVGRPLLAVNPRATLKYLLDQRRPLYAEVATATVVTDGRAPEEIVAEILPLLGGLG
- the aroB gene encoding 3-dehydroquinate synthase, whose translation is MDETTRIPVGGERPYDVLVGRGLTDDLPDLLPGAARVAVLHAPPLRGLADALADRLRSAGVEPLPIEVPDAEAGKQIDVAARCWDQLGTARFTRTDAVVGVGGGAVTDLAGFVAACWLRGVRWVPVATSLLGMVDAAVGGKTGVNTAAGKNLVGAFHPPAGVLCDLATLDTLPGTDLAAGLAEVVKCGFIADPVILELVERDPTAVTDPAGAVTRELIERAVRVKADVVSGDLRESGVREVLNYGHTLAHAIERVEGYRWRHGHAVAVGLVYAGALARLAGRLDAATADRHRAVVSALGLPTSYRAEAWPDLLATMRVDKKARGATLRFVVLDGLARPAILDGPDDDLLHAAYREVSR
- the aroC gene encoding chorismate synthase; its protein translation is MLRWLTAGESHGPALVALLEGVPAGVAVTSGEIAAELARRRLGYGRGARMSFEQDEIEVIGGLRHGLTVGSPVALRVGNSEWPKWRTVMAADPVDPDELASQARNAPLTRPRPGHADLAGMQKYGHTDARPILERASARETAARVAVGTVAKALLRQALGVEIVSHVVELGAVAAKPGLRPTPADADRIDADPLRCLDAEASARMVAEVDAAKKAADTLGGVVEVLAYGVPPGLGSHVQWDRKLDARLATALMSIQAIKGVEIGDGWQQARSRGSEAHDEIIPTATGVRRVTDRAGGLEGGITTGEPLRVKAAMKPISSLNRALATVDVTTGEPATAINQRSDVCAVPAAAVVAEAMVALVLAEAATEKFGGDSVTEIRRNLAGYLDALVIR
- the metK gene encoding methionine adenosyltransferase, encoding MTRRLFTSESVTEGHPDKIADQISDGILDALLDQDPHSRVAVETLITTGQVHVAGEVTTNAYADIPTIVRDTILRIGYDSSKKGFDGASCGVSVSIGAQSPDIAQGVDNAIELRTEGSESALDAQGAGDQGMMFGFACSETPELMPLPIALAHRLAHRLATVRKNGTIPYLRPDGKTQVTIEYDGLRPIRLDTVVLSTQHAADISLDTLLTPDIRDHVITPELDNLDLDTTGYRLLVNPTGRFEIGGPMGDAGLTGRKIIVDTYGGYARHGGGAFSGKDPSKVDRSAAYAMRWVAKNIVAAGLAERCEAQIAYAIGKAHPVSLHIETFHTETIPLDRIHKAVTEVFDLRPAAIIRDLNLKRPIYQQTAAYGHFGRNLTDLTWEHTNRATDLKAAAGA
- the aroQ gene encoding type II 3-dehydroquinate dehydratase, translated to MRVYVLNGPNLGRLGTRQVDVYGVTSYADLVELCERAGRELGLDVTVRQTDAEHELLGWLHDAADEGAAVVLNPAAWSHYSIAVRDACAMLRGPLVEVHISNIHAREEFRRHSVVSAVATGVICGLGVDGYRLALRHLAARAG
- a CDS encoding dihydroorotase, which produces MTAYLIRGAGVVGGEPTDLLIRDGVVAETGRGLSAPDATVLDADGLVALPGLVDLHTHLREPGREDAETVESGSRAAALGGYTAVCAMANTSPVADTAAVVEQVWRSGREAGLVDVQPIGAVTVGLAGERLAELGAMADSAARVRIFSDDGHCVADPRLMRRALEQVRAFDGIVAQHAEEPRLTEGAQMNEGVVSARLGLTGWPAVAEEVIIARDVLLAEHVGSRLHVCHVSTAGSVEVLRHARARGARVTAEVTPHHLLLTDELAATDDPVYKVNPPLRTAADVAALRAALVEGVIDVIATDHAPHAAQDKERGWACARPGMLGLETALSIALDVLGPAWDLIAERMSRAPARIAGLTGHGRDPAPGVPANLTLVDPAARRVIEPTELASRSRNTPYARMALPGRIVATFLRGEPTVLDGKAVR
- the efp gene encoding elongation factor P, whose translation is MATTNDLKNGLVLNLDGELWAVVEFQHVKPGKGGAFVRTTLKNVLSGKVVDKTFNAGTKVETATVDKRTMQYLYADGEDYVFMDLETFDQITVPGGTVGEAANYLLPEAEATVATHEGVPLYIELPTSVVLEVTYTEPGLQGDRSTGGNKPATVETGATVPVPLFITTGEKIKVDTRDGRYLGRA
- the pyrR gene encoding bifunctional pyr operon transcriptional regulator/uracil phosphoribosyltransferase PyrR; its protein translation is MAYPPTARSSAPRQPSVKVILDSGDVQRVVDRMAHQILEKTQGAADTVLLGIPTRGTPLARRLAARISAFEGVAVPVGVLDITLHRDDLRRHASRAVGPTEVPPGGVDGRRVVLVDDVLFSGRTVRAALDALNDLGRPASVQLAVLVDRGHRQLPIRADYVGKNIPTALAESVRVTLAETDGADEVRLHGGNDS
- a CDS encoding shikimate dehydrogenase — its product is MTPQRRAAVVGTPIAHSLSPAIHTAGYAAAGLTGWSYTRFECDAAGLPALVASLGPEWAGLSVTMPGKEAALAVAAEASPVAAAVGAANTLVRRPDGAWYADNTDVTGMVDVLTAAGVSSGATLTVLGAGGTARAALAAAARLAATAVTVLARRPAAAEELRPVAGALGLPLAVAPLGDAPAHLDVDVLVSTLPKGAADPFAELAAWRPGTVCFDAIYDPWPTPLAASAQAAGCRVVSGLDLLLAQAVGQFEQFTGAPAPVEAMRAALRFR
- the nusB gene encoding transcription antitermination factor NusB, coding for MPARRKARKRALDVLYEADLRDRPPVEVLAGYVERIERPRPEHLDYTVALVEGAAAHLDRIDELIASYAEGWTLERMPAVDRNLARIAVYELIYRDDIDDAVAITEAVELARQMSTDDSPRFLNGVLARIAEYATR